A DNA window from Porites lutea chromosome 6, jaPorLute2.1, whole genome shotgun sequence contains the following coding sequences:
- the LOC140942153 gene encoding melanocyte-stimulating hormone receptor-like, with translation MIPVTNFTEDENQKTYGELVCSVEFIRGVDVEFILLSAVNIFLSVTALLGNTLILVALHKENSLHLPSKLLYRNLAITDLCVGIIGQPLSVVYWTSVVNKRWNICYYSLPGSRFSGYILCSVSLSTSTLLSVDRLLALLLGLRYRQVVTLRRTCITVIGFWILSIVASSTLFWNSLITSWYQYIGTAMCLVTTIFAYTKIFFSMRHNQIHVQNHVAQGQRRQAIPLNIARYRKAVYNALWVQVTLVICYLPYGIVVALQPQKGMSLSVYCASQFTATFVYLNSSLNPLLYCWKIREVRQAVKETLRQLFWRSS, from the coding sequence ATGATACCAGTGACAAACTTTACTGAAGATGAAAACCAGAAAACGTACGGAGAACTGGTCTGCTCGGTGGAATTTATCAGAGGTGTAGATGTTGAGTTTATTCTTCTTTCCGCTGTAAATATATTTCTTTCCGTCACTGCACTgctggggaacactctgatcctagttgcttTGCACAAGGAAAATTCACTTCATCtgccgtccaaactcctgtatcgtaacctagcgataactgatctctgtgttggtattaTTGGACAGCCTTTGTCTGTAGTTTATTGGACTTCTGTTGTGAATAAAAGATGGAATATTTGCTATTACTCACTCCCGGGATCGCGTTTCTCAGGTTATATTTTGTGTTCAGTGTCTTTATCAACATCTACTTTattaagcgtggacagacttctcgccttgttgctggggctcagatacagacaagttgtaactttgagaAGAACATGTATAACTGTAATCggtttttggattttgtccATCGTTGCTTCATCAACTTTATTTTGGAATTCTCTTATAACTTCATGGTATCAATACATAGGTACGGCTATGTGTCTAGTCACCACAATCTtcgcttacacaaaaattttcttctctATGCGTCATAATCAAATTCACGTTCAAAACCATGTTGCTCAAGGACAACGAAGGCAAGCAATTCCactgaacatagctcgatacagaaaggcagtgtacaaTGCATTGTGGGTGCAGGTAACATTGGTTATTTGTTATCTTCCGTATGGTATAGTAGTAGCTTTGCAACCTCAGAAAGGGATGTCTCTATCCGTTTACTGTGCTTCGCAATTTACGGCTACCTTTGTGTATTTAAACTCATCATTAAACCCGTTGTtgtactgttggaagatcagagaagtgAGGCAAGCTGTTaaagaaacattaaggcaaCTTTTCTGGCGCTCTAGTTAG